The DNA region AGGCACGTATGGGGCCCGTATGAAAACCCCGGGGAAAGGTTCTTCTCCCATGACAGGTATACTGAGAGGCGATTCGAAACTCTCCCTCTGTCTTCCGAAAGCATTGCGACAAACGGACATGTCCATGAGCCCCAGCCGCGGCTGAGAGCTACCCTGGATTTCTCGGGCCAGCAGGACGAGGCCGGCGCATGTCCCATATATGCTCATCCCGAGAGCCGCGCGTTCCCGGATGGCATCCATTAACCCGTAATCGACCATCAGTTTCCCAATGGTAGTACTCTCGCCGCCCGGTATAACGAGCCCACGGAGGCCATCGAGATCATCGGCTCTTTTGACGGTACGCACGCTGCAGCCGCACGCCCGAAGGGCGGAGACATGTTCCCTTACCGCCCCTTGTAGATCCAGTACACCGATACCCATGATTTCAGCCCCCTATATTCCCCGTTCCTGCATCCTATCTTCCTTACGGACGGCTGACATGTCGAGCCCAGGCATGGGGTCTCCGAGACTCCTGGAGGCCTCGGCCAGCACTTCCGGCGACCTGAAGTGGGTGGTAGCTCTTACTATGGCCCTGGCTCTGGCTGCAGGGTTCCCTGACTTGAAGATACCGGAACCCACGAATATGCCGTCGCAGCCTAGCTGCATCATGAGAGAAGCGTCCGCGGGCGTGGCTATCCCCCCGGCTGCGAAGTTTACAACGGGTAACCTGCCGAGGCGTTTGACGTCGAGGAGTAGATTATATGGGGCTCCCATCTCCTTGGCCAGGCTCATAAGTTCCTCGTCCGGCGTGGAGCAGACTTTGCGTATTTCGGCGTTTACGAGCCGCATATGGCGGACGGCTTCAACTACATTGCCCGTCCCGGGCTCACCCTTGGTTCTGATCATGGCCGCACCCTCACCTATCCGGCGCAGAGCCTCCCCCAGGTTCCTCGCCCCACAGACAAAGGGCACACGGAAGGCATGCTTATCGATGTGGAATGTCTCGTCAGCAGGGGTAAGTACCTCACTTTCATCGATGTAGTCGACGCCGAGCGCCTCAAGTATCTGGGCTTCGGCAAAGTGCCCGATTCTCACCTTGGCCATCACAGGAATAGTCACTGAGTCCATGATCTTCAGGATGGTCTCAGGGTCCGCCATCCTGGCTACGCCTCCGGCTGCACGGATGTCCGCGGGCACCCTCTCCAGCGCCATGACCGCTACGGCCCCCGCGTCCTCAGCGATCCTGGCCTGCTCAGGTAGCGTTACGTCCATAATGACTCCGCCTTTGAGCATCTCCGCGAGTCCCTTTTTCACTGTCCAGGTACCCGTTTCCACAGATACTCCCTCCCAATGAAATGCCATTTTGAAAAACTGAAGCCCCGGATAGCTCCGGGGCCAGACACTTCCTGGGAGAAACCTCTCAAGGCGAAGTCATAAGCCTTCGAATTCCACACAATGGCCTATAATTGTGCCATCGCAGAAACAGGCTTTTGCCTTGGCCTTGCCTTCTCCCATTCAGACTGTACTGTCGGCTCCGGATTCTCACCGGCTCAATCGCTGAGGCTGACGGGCTCGTCTTCCAATGGAAGCATCACCGCCGGTCAGGATTTGAAGGTTACCCCCTCTCACCCTGCCCCGAAGGCTACCAACTACATTCTGCTTCAAACTGACCGAAGTGTCAATTCATCCGCCGCTGCGGACACCTTGTCCTCGGGTACTGCCACCTCCGCAGGATTTCCACTTCATGGAACCGCCCATGCGCGGGCGTACAAAGCAACCGGTCGTCCGTGGAACAGCCGGTTACGCCCTCCGGGTTTCGCGTCCCTGCGCCGGGGCATCAGGGCGTCGTCGTGTACGGTCCCCTCACCATCAGCACACAATCGGTGGTTGCCTGCAGGCCGCGCCCGTCGCTCCTCGGGATGATCAACAGGTGGTTGAGACTCACGGGTTGACCCGTCTGGATGTCTTTCCCCGCGGTTACGTCCGAAAGCCCGCCCTGCGGGCTGCCCACCGCCGTTGCCTTACCCGCCCGCAGCACCACCTCGGCACCCGCCTCGCAGGTGATCTTGCCGCCCGCCGGCAGGTTCACGACGGTCAGCATAACATGCCTGTCGAAGTAGCCCTTGCTTATCAGGGGGTCATCAGGCGACCCCGGTTCGGCCGCCGCCCCGGCACCCGCGAAGCCGGAACCCCACCCGAGCGTGGCCGCAACCGCCGCCAGTGCAAGCACGACCGCGAACGCCGCAAGAGCGCCTGCAGCTACTCGCTTGCTCAATCCTCTTCGCCCCTCCCGCCGCCACTTTTGTAAGTCCCCAGCGTGCCCCTGGCTTTCTGCTTCAAGTACTCGTGTATGAACCCATCGAGATCTCCATCCATGACCGCCTGAACGTTGCCTGTCTCGTATCCCGTCCGCAGGTCCTTGACGAGGGTATAGGGCTGGAACACGTAGGAGCGTATCTGACTGCCCCACGCGATCGCCTGCTGCTTGCCCCTGAGCGCGGCAAGCTCCTTCTCGCGTTCCTCTTCCTTGAGCTCGAGCAGCCTCGCCTTGAGGATCCTCATCGCGCGCAGCCTGTTCGCGTGCTGCGACCTTTCGGTCTGGCAAGCCACGATAATACCAGTCGGAACGTGTGTGATCCTGACCGCCGTCTCAACCTTGTTGACGTTCTGCCCGCCGGCGCCCTGCGATCTGTAAGTGTCCACCTTTAGCTCGTCGGCTTTGATCTCGATCTCTTCCTCGTCCTCGATCTCCGGCATCACGTCAAGAGACGCGAACGAGGTGTGGCGCCTGCCCGCCGCGTCAAACGGCGATATCCGGACCAGCCGGTGTACACCCTTCTCGGGGTGCGAGTAACCGTAAGCGTACTCGCCCGCGACCGAGAACGTCACGCTCTTGATCCCGGCCTCTTCGCCCGGCAGCAGGTCCAGCACGTCAACCTTCCATCCCCTGCGCTCGGCCCATCTCGTATACATCCTCAGGAGCATGCTCACCCAGTCCTGCGATTCTGTACCGCCCGCTCCCGCGTGGAGGGTCAATATGGCGTTCCTTCCGTCGTACTTCCCGCCGAGTAGTACCTTGAGCTCCATGGACTGGAGCACTTCCTCGACCGAAGCCGCCTCGCGCGTCGCCTCGCCTGCGAGCGACTCGTCCTGCTCCTCGTCACCGAGTTCCACGAGAACTTTCAGGTCCTCGAACTGCTTCAGCAGCCGGTCGAACGACTCCACCGGCCCCTTCAGCGACGATATCTCCCTGACTACCTTCTGCGCGCTCTCCTGGTCGTCCCAGAACCCGGGGCTCGCCATAACCCGCTCGAGGTCGGCGATCCTGGCCGCCTTCGCGGGTAAGTCAAAGAGACCTCCTTAGGTCCTGTATTCGCACTTCCAGCCTCGCCAGGCTGGCCTTCAGTTCATCATACATATCGGCACCGCCTCCCGTCATTCAGGTCCTCGCACGATCCACGCGAGATCCTCACGTAGCCACCCGCAGCCAACGTGGCGGTCGTCAAGCAGTCTTCCCGCAGCACTTCTTGTATTTCTTTCCGCTGCCGCACGGGCATGGGTCGTTCCTGCCTACCTTCTTGCCGGACCTCACCTGCGTTAGTGGCCTGTCACCCGACCACGACGAGGAGAGCGTCCCTGCGGGACCACCAGCCGGACCGCCTGCCGCCGGCGGGGCCACCCTCCGGGGCCTCTCGGCCCCCGGCTCCTTCACCACGGTGAACTTGAACATCTGTCGCACGACATCTTCCTGGATGCCCTGGACCATCTCCTGGAACATGTTGTACGCGTCGTGCTGGTACTCGAGCAGCGGGTCTTTCTGGCCGTACGCGCGAAGCCCGATCCCCTCGCGCAGGTCGTCCATGGCGTCCAGGTGGTCCATCCACTTCTGGTCCACCGTGCGAAGCACCACGTAACGCTCGATCTGGCGCATGGTGTCCTCGCCGATCACCTGCTCCCTCGCCCTGTACGCCGCGAGCGCCTCCTGATGGAGTCTGTCGCGGATGTCGTCGGGGTTCATCTTCCGCACCTGCTCCGCGGTCCACACTCCCCTGCGCAGGAACAAGCCTTCGGCGCGCGCCACGAGCCCTTCGGCGTCCCAGTCGTCAGGGTGGACCTTCTTCGAGCAGTGGTCTTCCACCCAGCCCGAGACCATCTTCTCGATCATCTCCATTATCGTGCCGGAGACGTTCTCCCCCGCCAGCACCTTGCGGCGGTTGGCGTAGATGATCTCGCGCTGTTTGTTCATTATGTTGTCGTATTCGAGGACGTTGCGCCGGATCTCGAAGTTCCGCGCCTCGACACGCTTCTGCGCCCTCTCGATCGCACCCGTCACCATGCGGTGCTCGATCGGCTCGTCCTCGGTGAGCCCCAGCCTGTCCATGAGGCCGGCTATCATGTCAGAGCCGAAGAGCCTCATGAGGTCGTCCTCGAGCGACAGGTAGAACCTCGTGGAACCCGGGTCGCCCTGGCGCGCGCAACGCCCGCGGAGCTGGTTGTCGATGCGCCGCGCCTCGTGACGCTCGGTCCCGATGATGTGTAGCCCGCCAAGTTCGACTACCCGCTCGTGCTCGGGCTCGGTCTCGCGCCTGGCCTCGGCGAGGTATCCGAGGTACTCCTCACGTGCCTTCGACGCCACGGGGTCGTCCGGCGGGAACGCCTCGGTCGCCGCGAGCACGACCCAGTCCTCGTACTTCCTCTTCCCCCTGTCGTCCTGCTGTCCCCTCAGCCTCTGCCTTGCGAGGAATTCGGGGTTGCCGCCGAGGAGGATGTCGGTCCCGCGGCCCGCCATGTTGGTCGCGATAGTGACCGAACCGAACCGGCCCGCCTGCGCCACTATCTCGGCTTCCCGCTCGTGGTGCTTCGCGTTCAGCACCTGGTGCGACACCCCGCGCTTCGACAGCATCGAGCTGAGTACCTCGGACTTCTCTATGGAAATGGTACCGACCAGCACCGGCCGGCCCTTTTCGTGCCACTCGACGATCTCATCGACAACCGCCCTGAACTTCGCCCGCTCGTTCTTGTAGATGACGTCAGGGAAGTCCTCGCGGATCATGGGCTTGTTCGTGGGTATCACGACCACGTCGAGGCCGTATATCTTCCTGAACTCCTCCGCCTCGGTCGCCGCAGTGCCGGTCATGCCGGCGAGCTTCTTGTACATCCTGAAGTAGTTCTGGAAGGTGATCGTGGCGAGCGTCTGCGATTCCCGCTCGATCTTGACGCCTTCCTTCGCCTCGATCGCCTGGTGCAGCCCATCGCTGTACCTGCGCCCGAACATCAGCCGGCCGGTGAACTCGTCCACGATTATCACCTGGCCGTCCTTGATGATGTAGTCGACGTCCCGCTTCATGAGGGTGTGCGCTTTGAGCGCCTGGATCAGGTAGTGCGACAGGTCCTGGTTCTGGTGGTCGTACAGGTTGTCGATCCCCAGCATTCGCTCGACCTTCGCCACACCGTCCTCGGTGGGCTCGGCGGTGTGCGCCTTCTCGTCGAACGTATAGTCCACGTCGGGCTTGAGGCTCCTGACCACTCTCGCGAACTGGTAGTACAGCTCCGTCGGCTTGTCGGCCGCCCCCGAGATGATGAGCGGGGTCCTCGCCTCGTCGACCAGGATGCTGTCCACCTCGTCCACGATCGCATAGTTCAACGGGCGCTGCACCATTTCATCGGCGTGCATCACCATGTTGTCGCGCAGGTAGTCGAACCCGAACTCGTTGTTCGTGCCGTACGTAACGTCGGCGGAATATGCGTCCTTCCGCTGCTGGGTGTCCAAGCCGTGGACGATTACCCCGACCCGCAGCCCGAGGAACTTGTAGATCTGGCCCATCCACTCGGCGTCGCGCCTCGCGAGGTAGTCGTTGACCGTCACGACGTGGACCCCGTTCCCTGACAGCGCGTTCAGATAGACCGGCATGGTGGCGACGAGGGTCTTGCCCTCGCCCGTCCTCATCTCGGCGATGTTGCCCTCGTGCAGGACGATTCCGCCCATGACCTGCACGTCGAAGTGCCGCATGCCGAGGGTGCGCCGCGATGCCTCTCTTACCACGGCGAACGCCTCGGAAAGCAGGCTGTCCGTACTCTCTCCGCGGCCAAGACGCTCCCTGAACTCGACCGTCTTCGCGGCCAAGCCGGTGTCCGTCAACGCGGCTACCTCCGGTTCCAAGCCTTTGACCCGCTCGGCCAGCGCGGCAAGCCTTTTCACTTCACGCTCATCGTTATTGACCAGATTCTGCAGGAATTTGAGCACTGTTTTCCCCCATCCCAAAAGTGACGTCCTCCCCCGAATAGACTTGGGGGCATCCTCAGGCGGATGCGCGCAGGCGGTGCTTGCGCTTCGGTTCGTGGACCATATGCCATCCCGGCTGGAATGACAAGACCACGGGCCGCGCCACGCGGCCACTACTCCCCTTGACGGGAGATACCTGGAATGCGCGCTCGTAGATGTTCAGCGCGCCGTTCACGTCTGCCTGGGCGGTCCACCCACACCTGCATCGGTACAAGCCCCGGTCAACCCGGTTAGCATCCCGCACTTTGCCACAGGTGTGGCAGGTACGCGAGGTGCCTCGTTCGTCCAAATTATCTCGGACCGTGATCCCAGCAAGCTTAGCCTTGTACCGGAGCATGTAGACGACCTTTCGATACGGCCAAGCGTGCAGACGTTGGTTCATCCGGGGACCGTAGTCGATCTTCTCGCGGAGGTGTATCCCTTCAATAGAATTGAGGGGGATTACCGCCCCCTCGCGCTCCCCCGCTCGTCCCAGAGGAACCCCACAAGTTCCTCTCTATCTACCCTGATCCATCTGTAATTTTAGCATTGCTGCAATGGGGAGGCAACCTGCGCCCCCGCAAGTCGTATCCGGCCGCCGGCGCCGACGAAACGCTCCCTAGGCAGCGCTCCGCGCCGGCCTCCGCGGTATCATCACGAACTGCACCAGGATAAACGCCCCCAGCATCACGAGGATGTCTCCCACGCTGAACACCGTGGGTGGCCACAGCGGCTTCGGTATGTACAGCACGTCCCCCAGGAACGCCAGCCGGGTCGCTCCGGTGACCAGCTCGTGGGTGTAACTCACTCCCTGCCTGATCGCCTCGAACGACGGCAGGACGTCGAGCCCCGCCCTCTTGAGCCCCTCCGGACCGATCGGCATCCGCCCGCTGTTTGCCGCAATGACGACCAGGTTGAGCGCGGTCCCCAGGCCTATCAGCCACATGCCCTTGAGACGGGTGTTCCTGGCGACGGCGTAGACAATCATGACGTACGCCGACATGTGCAGCGCCGCCGCCACCGCCGCAGGGATCGCCAGGCGGCCGGTCGCCCACGACAGGCCGAACCTGACCGCGAAACTCAGCAGGATCCAGCCAACTTTCTTGAACTCCACCTCGGCGAACCCCGCAATCCTGCCGCCGCGGAGCCTACCGATCAATATCGAAAACATAATTGAACTCAAAAACATGTTCGCCCCACCTCAGTTGTTCCTGAACGGCCTGTTCCACGTACGGTATTATCGCGGGATCGAACTGCTTGCTGGCCTGCGCTCTCATTTCGGCGAGAGCCGCCACCGGTTCCATGGCCGGCGAGAACGGCCGTGAGTGCGTCATCGCGTCGTACGCCTCGGCGATGGCCACTATCCTGGCGCCCAGCGGGATATCTTCGCCCGCAAGCTTATGGGGGTGTCCCGTCCCGTCGAACCGTTCGTGGTGGTGAAGCACTATCTCCGCGCACCCGGTGAGGAACGCGCTCTTCGACACGATTTTCGCGCCCTCGATCGTATGCGTCAGGAGGTCGAGGTATTCGCTCATCGACAGCGCCGCCTTCTTCAAGAGTATCCGCTCGTCGATAGCGGCTATCCCGACGTCGTGGAGCATCGCCCCAAAGAACAGATTCCGGATTTCCGGTTTCGGCAACGCCATCTTCCTGGCCACGGCCACCGCCAGGTTCGATACCCTCCTCGAGTGCCCAACGCCGTTCGGGAACTTGGCCTCTATCACCGGCACGAGCGTCTCAACCGTGCTCCGGTAGACCTCCGACATGCGCACGAACATCCGGGTCGAATAGACTATCATCGCGAGGAATAGCGTGAATACGATAAGACCCGACATTCCTACCCTGGTCCTGGGGTACAGCCACGCGAGGAGAAGCGCGGCCGCAAAGTTCAGCGGAAAGCCGACCGGGATTTCGGCCCACTCCCCCCACCAAAGCGACGCGAATCTCGATCCAAACCTCGCATGCAGGCCCGGCAGGGTCAGCAACACTATGACCAGGAAGTACAGCGCCGCCGAAAGGAATCGGCTGGCAAGCCACAGGTCCCCGGGCGCGCCGTTGAACGGCCCCTGATCCGGAACGCCCATGCCGTGAACCCATCCCAGGAAGCGGTAGAGGTGGCCCGCCGCGACCGTGGCTATTCCGGCGACGGCGATCGACGGCGCCTCGCCCCACAGGCCCATCCAACCTCTCCTGGACAGGGGCCTCATCAGCATCGCGCTGAACACCCGCCCCGCGATCGCCACGATGCAGGCCGCCGCGGGGCCGAACAACCAGGAGCCGGCCATCTCGACAGCCGGTCCCAGGGTCACAGTGAACGAGTACCACTTGATAGGCAGCACGTGAGTCATAGGACTGATAAGGCAGAACAACAGTACCGGCGCCGCCGGAATACCGGGCGAGAACAGCCCATATCCGGCCGCCGCGACTCCCACCGCTATCATCGACCACGAATACAGCTTCCAGATTCCAGGCTTCGTCTTTACCTACCCCCGGCTCGTTTCATCTTTTCTCTGCCCCTCGTCCTCACCGCCGCCGTCCTCGTGGACCCTCCCCGCACCACTCCCGCCGTTCTGTCTTGCCTCGCCGACGGCTTTCAACAGCGCTGTCACGACCTTCGGGTCGAACTGCGTCCCCGAATGCATCAGCATCTCTCTCTTCGCTTCGTCGAGGGTATAAGCCCTCTTGTAGGGCCTCTCGGACGTCATTGCGTCGAAGGCGTCGGCCGCCGCGATGATCCTCGCCCCCATCGGTATGTCGTCCCCCTGCAACTGGCCGGGGAAGCCCCGGCCGTCGAACCTCTCGTGGTGGTGCCTTACCCACCGCGCCCCACGGCCGAGCATCTTGACGTGGCTGATTATATCCGCGCCGATCTGCGCGTGCTTCTTCATCTCGTGGTACTCTTCCCGGGTGAACTTCCCCGGTTTCTTCAGCACCGAGTCGGGTATCCCGATCTTACCGACGTCGTGGAGGATCCCGACGTACCGGAGGAGCTGGATTTCCTCCTCATTCATCCCGAGGACCTTGCCGGTTTCGACGGCGATTTCCGCCACGCGCTCCGAGTGGCCCCTCGTACCGGAGTCCTTCGCGTCCAGGGTAGCCATGAGCGCCCTCATGGTCTCCAGGTAGGTGTCCCTGAGGTCAATATACCGCTTGAATGAATACCTTGCGAGGAGGAGGGGCACCAGGAGGACCGAGGCGCCCGCGATCCCCGCGCTCTGGTAAGCCTCGGCGAGGACGGCGGCTACGGGGACCAGGGCGAGCATGTTGGGCATGGCCCACCGGAAATTCACTGCCCAGAGACCCCGGGGATCGACGCCCTCGTCCAGAGACGCGGCCACTACTATCAATGACGTGTTCACGACCGTGTACGCGAGCGCGCTCCCGACCAGGGGCACCAGAACCCCGGGGGAATTGACGGTGCCCGGTCTGCCTCCGAGAAACACGTAGGTCTGGCCGGCAGCAAGGGCGGCCATCGACAGCATGGCGCGGTTGAACAGGACCGCGTAAAGCGGAGTCTTGCCCATTAGGTCCTTGACGCGGATCGTGCCGATCGCCGCGATCCACTGCGCCGCGCTCGGACCGAAGAGCAGCACGGCGGCGTTTATCACCGCGAAGCTGACCGACACCGTGCCATTGTCCCTGGGGAGGGTCACCGGAAACGCTTCCGCAATAAACGCGAGGACGGTAAACAGGGATACGGAGATCAAACGGTCGGGGGTTTCGCCGGGGCGAAACCAGATCAATAATCCAAGCCCGACTGCGATGACTGTGTAGACGTAGGATCTTGCCGCTCTCTCGGGAGCGCGCATCCAGGTGGTTCCTCCATTGCGGCGAACGAGAATTGGACCGGCGACTGGTCGATTTGCTATCTCACTTCCACTGGAAGCTGGCGCCACCAGCAAGAACAAGCGCCAACACGGCGAGCACTGCCCTGAGAATCCTGCTCACTTTGTCAAACCCCCAGATGTTGGAACCGCTCACGAATTCGCTCTATATGAACGGTTTCCTCCGCTCGGGTTTGGCTAGCCGAGTCGCCGGTCCAAGATTTACCGCTACTGGCCCTTTACTCCTTTCATGTGAAAAGGAATCCTGCGGTTCAGGGAATCCAGCGTGGCCCTGGCAGTTGCCTCGAGTTCATCGCGGCCCACTATGCACGCGCCGGTAAGCACCTCGTCTTTCTGGCCCGAAGAGATGCTCACCGTGGCGACCACCACCGGCCTCCCCGACAGTGAAATGAGGGTGGTGTCTTCCAGGGCGCAAAGGATTAAGTCGTCCATGTAGGAGTTCACCGCTGCCAGGGTGGCCTCGGCCACGAGCCGTAAACGATTGCTCTTCGAACAGGCACCCCTCGCCCTGCCCGTAACCACTCTTCCCTCGAACTCCAGGTTAATCTCGGCCCGCCCCTCGCTACCCTCAACTCCGTAGAACACCGACTGGAGTCTCGGCCTGAGCGGGGGTATCGCGGTCTCGAGTTCACCCGCTATCTGGGCAACGGATATCCTCGGCAGGTCGATCTCCATCCCGAACTGAGCCTTGACCACCGACTGGACGTCCCGGCATATCCTGGCGGCACTCCGTGTCGATCTCGCGAGAACGTGGAGGGATTCAATCTGTCCTTCCTGATTAAGCGTGGCCCGCGCGTAAAGTACGTCCTTAACCCGCAGCAGGGCCAGTTCGATCGGTTTGGTCCTATCCTCTGCCATGGATTTCTTCTCCTAGAACTCTAAGGAAGTTATTCGACTCCGAGCGG from Bacillota bacterium includes:
- the pdxT gene encoding pyridoxal 5'-phosphate synthase glutaminase subunit PdxT; its protein translation is MGIGVLDLQGAVREHVSALRACGCSVRTVKRADDLDGLRGLVIPGGESTTIGKLMVDYGLMDAIRERAALGMSIYGTCAGLVLLAREIQGSSQPRLGLMDMSVCRNAFGRQRESFESPLSIPVMGEEPFPGVFIRAPYVPEAGPACEVLCRYNGRIVLVREGRFLASAFHPELTDDLRLHRYFLSMFDEEGRGRGDVE
- the pdxS gene encoding pyridoxal 5'-phosphate synthase lyase subunit PdxS, whose translation is MAFHWEGVSVETGTWTVKKGLAEMLKGGVIMDVTLPEQARIAEDAGAVAVMALERVPADIRAAGGVARMADPETILKIMDSVTIPVMAKVRIGHFAEAQILEALGVDYIDESEVLTPADETFHIDKHAFRVPFVCGARNLGEALRRIGEGAAMIRTKGEPGTGNVVEAVRHMRLVNAEIRKVCSTPDEELMSLAKEMGAPYNLLLDVKRLGRLPVVNFAAGGIATPADASLMMQLGCDGIFVGSGIFKSGNPAARARAIVRATTHFRSPEVLAEASRSLGDPMPGLDMSAVRKEDRMQERGI
- a CDS encoding peptide chain release factor 2 (programmed frameshift) → MYDELKASLARLEVRIQDLRRSLDLPAKAARIADLERVMASPGFWDDQESAQKVVREISSLKGPVESFDRLLKQFEDLKVLVELGDEEQDESLAGEATREAASVEEVLQSMELKVLLGGKYDGRNAILTLHAGAGGTESQDWVSMLLRMYTRWAERRGWKVDVLDLLPGEEAGIKSVTFSVAGEYAYGYSHPEKGVHRLVRISPFDAAGRRHTSFASLDVMPEIEDEEEIEIKADELKVDTYRSQGAGGQNVNKVETAVRITHVPTGIIVACQTERSQHANRLRAMRILKARLLELKEEEREKELAALRGKQQAIAWGSQIRSYVFQPYTLVKDLRTGYETGNVQAVMDGDLDGFIHEYLKQKARGTLGTYKSGGGRGEED
- the secA gene encoding preprotein translocase subunit SecA, producing the protein MLKFLQNLVNNDEREVKRLAALAERVKGLEPEVAALTDTGLAAKTVEFRERLGRGESTDSLLSEAFAVVREASRRTLGMRHFDVQVMGGIVLHEGNIAEMRTGEGKTLVATMPVYLNALSGNGVHVVTVNDYLARRDAEWMGQIYKFLGLRVGVIVHGLDTQQRKDAYSADVTYGTNNEFGFDYLRDNMVMHADEMVQRPLNYAIVDEVDSILVDEARTPLIISGAADKPTELYYQFARVVRSLKPDVDYTFDEKAHTAEPTEDGVAKVERMLGIDNLYDHQNQDLSHYLIQALKAHTLMKRDVDYIIKDGQVIIVDEFTGRLMFGRRYSDGLHQAIEAKEGVKIERESQTLATITFQNYFRMYKKLAGMTGTAATEAEEFRKIYGLDVVVIPTNKPMIREDFPDVIYKNERAKFRAVVDEIVEWHEKGRPVLVGTISIEKSEVLSSMLSKRGVSHQVLNAKHHEREAEIVAQAGRFGSVTIATNMAGRGTDILLGGNPEFLARQRLRGQQDDRGKRKYEDWVVLAATEAFPPDDPVASKAREEYLGYLAEARRETEPEHERVVELGGLHIIGTERHEARRIDNQLRGRCARQGDPGSTRFYLSLEDDLMRLFGSDMIAGLMDRLGLTEDEPIEHRMVTGAIERAQKRVEARNFEIRRNVLEYDNIMNKQREIIYANRRKVLAGENVSGTIMEMIEKMVSGWVEDHCSKKVHPDDWDAEGLVARAEGLFLRRGVWTAEQVRKMNPDDIRDRLHQEALAAYRAREQVIGEDTMRQIERYVVLRTVDQKWMDHLDAMDDLREGIGLRAYGQKDPLLEYQHDAYNMFQEMVQGIQEDVVRQMFKFTVVKEPGAERPRRVAPPAAGGPAGGPAGTLSSSWSGDRPLTQVRSGKKVGRNDPCPCGSGKKYKKCCGKTA
- a CDS encoding DUF5317 domain-containing protein, with the translated sequence MFLSSIMFSILIGRLRGGRIAGFAEVEFKKVGWILLSFAVRFGLSWATGRLAIPAAVAAALHMSAYVMIVYAVARNTRLKGMWLIGLGTALNLVVIAANSGRMPIGPEGLKRAGLDVLPSFEAIRQGVSYTHELVTGATRLAFLGDVLYIPKPLWPPTVFSVGDILVMLGAFILVQFVMIPRRPARSAA
- a CDS encoding HD-GYP domain-containing protein: MIAVGVAAAGYGLFSPGIPAAPVLLFCLISPMTHVLPIKWYSFTVTLGPAVEMAGSWLFGPAAACIVAIAGRVFSAMLMRPLSRRGWMGLWGEAPSIAVAGIATVAAGHLYRFLGWVHGMGVPDQGPFNGAPGDLWLASRFLSAALYFLVIVLLTLPGLHARFGSRFASLWWGEWAEIPVGFPLNFAAALLLAWLYPRTRVGMSGLIVFTLFLAMIVYSTRMFVRMSEVYRSTVETLVPVIEAKFPNGVGHSRRVSNLAVAVARKMALPKPEIRNLFFGAMLHDVGIAAIDERILLKKAALSMSEYLDLLTHTIEGAKIVSKSAFLTGCAEIVLHHHERFDGTGHPHKLAGEDIPLGARIVAIAEAYDAMTHSRPFSPAMEPVAALAEMRAQASKQFDPAIIPYVEQAVQEQLRWGEHVFEFNYVFDIDR
- a CDS encoding HD-GYP domain-containing protein; this encodes MRAPERAARSYVYTVIAVGLGLLIWFRPGETPDRLISVSLFTVLAFIAEAFPVTLPRDNGTVSVSFAVINAAVLLFGPSAAQWIAAIGTIRVKDLMGKTPLYAVLFNRAMLSMAALAAGQTYVFLGGRPGTVNSPGVLVPLVGSALAYTVVNTSLIVVAASLDEGVDPRGLWAVNFRWAMPNMLALVPVAAVLAEAYQSAGIAGASVLLVPLLLARYSFKRYIDLRDTYLETMRALMATLDAKDSGTRGHSERVAEIAVETGKVLGMNEEEIQLLRYVGILHDVGKIGIPDSVLKKPGKFTREEYHEMKKHAQIGADIISHVKMLGRGARWVRHHHERFDGRGFPGQLQGDDIPMGARIIAAADAFDAMTSERPYKRAYTLDEAKREMLMHSGTQFDPKVVTALLKAVGEARQNGGSGAGRVHEDGGGEDEGQRKDETSRG